Below is a genomic region from Persicimonas caeni.
TCGAGGAACATAACCTGCCGATGGAAGCGTTCGAATGGTACCTGGACGTTCGCCGCTACGGCTCGGTGCCGCACGCCGGCTTCGGTCTGGGCCTCGAGCGGACCGTCGCCTGGATGTGCGGTCTGCACCACGTGCGTGAGACGATCCCGTTCCCCCGCATGATGGACAAGATCATCCCGTAATTCCCGTAGGACCGGTTCAAACGTGTCCGAAGACGGAAAAAAACCATCGGGCTCCTCCGAGAGCCCCGAAGAAGCGCCACAGGATTCACTGCGCGGCAGCGTCGAGCTGCCGCGCGTGATCCTGGGCAGCGACGACGGCGACCGCGCAGCCCCTCGTAAACGGGTGTTGCCGGGACTGGTCGACGTTCGCTGGCTGGTCTACCCGGCCTATATCACCTGCTTTATCGCCGGGGGACTGGCCGTCGACTTCGCCATCGAGGGCGGCGAATGGTCGGCCGCGCCCGTGGCGCTCGCCTGGCTGATGCTCTTCTTCTGGGAGTGGATTTACGGCGTCGCCTACCGCTACCGACGCACCATCCTCAAATACTTCTCCTTTCTGCTCGTCGCCGGGCTCAGCGCCGGCCTGGCCGCTCTATGCTGGGAACGCGCCGAGCCCCAGCTGGTGGCCACTGCCGCCGAGCTGGTCGACCGCGACCACGCCACCATCCTCGACTATGCCGCCATCACCACCCTCCTGAGCGGCGCCTTCGTCACGATCCACGTCGTCGTCGCGGGTCGTGGCTATCGCGAGAAAAAAGTGCGTGGTAAACCTTGAGCCATGAATATTGACGCAATTTACTGGATGGGAGCTGCGTTCGCCTTCGTCTTCGGGGCGGTGGTCGGCAGCTTTTTGAATGTGGTGATCTACCGCGTGCCCGCCGGCCTGAGCGTGGTCAGCCCGCCCAGCCGCTGTCCGGTCTGCGAGAGCCAGATTCGATGGTACGACAATATCCCGATCATCTCGTGGGCGCTCCTGCTGCGCGGCAAATGCCGTGACTGCGGCACGCCCATCCCGGCGCGCTATGCGCTCGTCGAGGCGCTGACCGGCGTGTTGACCGCCGCCTTGTGGTTCAAGGTCGCCCACCCCTTCTTTACGAGCGTCGAGGTCTTCACCCAGACCCCGGCGATCAACTACCTGTTGCCCTTCGGCCTCTACTTCTTCTTTTTGTGTCTGATGGTCGTCATCACCTTCGTCGACCTCGACCACACGATCATCCCGCACAAGTTCACGCTGCCCGGCATGGCCGTGGGCGTCGCCGTCCCCTTCTTGTTCAACTGGCTGCTCGAGCCGGGCGCTCTGGCCGACTTCTGGCCGAAGGTGACCGTCTTCGAGAGCGTCGTCGGCCTGATCGCCGGCGGCCTGGCGGTCATCGTCATCTTCTACGCCTACTTCGCTCTGCGCGGCATCGCCGGCATCGGCGGCGGCGACGTCACCCTCATGGCGGTCGTGGGTGCGTGGCTCGGCTGGCCTGCGCTGATCTTCGTCTTCTTCGCCGCCAGCATGCAGGGCACCTTGGCCGCCGTCGCAGCGATGATCTTCGGGGGCAGCAGCCTCCTTCGCGACCACGGCGAGTTGCTCGCCGACGAAGAGGAGCAGGAATTGCGCGAGGAGGCCGCCGAACGATTCGAAGCCGACACGGTCGCCGAACTCGAAGAGCCGAGCGAACCTGCTGTAGAATCGCCTGATACAGAATCGCCTGCTGCAGACGAACCGGCCGAGGACGAACCGGCCGAGGACGAGGCGACCGACGAAGACCAGACCGCCAGCCCCATGGCCGTCCCCTTCGGCCCGTTCATCGCGCTGGCGGCCGTCGAGCACTTCTTCATCGGCGACCTGCTCCCCTCGGCCCTGTCGATGAGTTATCTGTACGAATTCGGACACTGGTAATGGTCGGCCCGCCCACTCAACGACGAGGCATCCCCGGAGGCCTGCGCGCCCAGCTTTTGATGGGCCTGTGCCTGCTCATCGTCGCCGCCTTCATTCTGGCCGGCGTCGTCGCCGAGCACGCCATCCAGCGCCAACTGCCCATCGAAGACACCCGCCGTCTGCTCGTCGTCTACCTGGGCCTCGACGCCCTGTTCATCTTGCTGGTGGGCTACGCCTTTTTGACCTACGTGGTCATGCGCCCCTTGCGCGCCATCGGCGTCGCCAGCGAGCGCGCCGCCCGCGGCGACCTGGCCAGCCCCATCACGGTCTTGCCCCCAACGAGTTCGGCCAGGTCGGCCGCCAATTCAACGGCATGCTCGACGAGCTTCGCCAAAACCGCGAGGAGCTCGAAGCCCGCCTCGACGAACTCGACCAGGCCAACAAGCAACTGCGCGAGGCCCAAGACTCGCTCATCCGCTCGGAAAAGCTCGCCAGCGTCGGCCAACTCGCCGCCGGCGTCGCCCACGAGGTCGGCAACCCCCTGGCCGCCATCTCCGGCTACCTCGAACTCCTCGACGACGGCGACCTCGACGACGACCTCACCGCCGACATCCTCCAGCGCTCTCAAAAGGAAGTCGAGCGCATCCGCACCATCATCCGCGACCTGCTCGACTTCAGCCGCGAAGAGGCCGAGCCGGCCATCGAAGCGGTCGCGCTGCCGCGATGCGTCGAAGAAGCCAAAAACCTCGTCAAAGCCCAACCCAAATCGCGCAACGTCGACATCGTCGACCACACCCCCGCCGACCTGCCCCAGGTGCGCGCCGTCGGCTCGCAGGTCGTCCAAATCCTGGTCAACCTCTTGATCAACGCCGTCGACGCGATGGAGGGCGAAGCCGGCGAGATCGCCATCACGGCCGAAACCCGCGACGACCAGGTCGCGCTCATCGTCGAAGACAACGGCCCGGGCATCCCCGACGACAAGCTCCAGCGCGTCTTCGACCCGTTTTTCACGACCAAGGATCCGGGCGAAGGCACCGGCCTGGGCCTGGCGATCTGCCTGCGGATCATGCGCCGGCTGGACGGCGATATCCGCGTGGAGAGTCGCGAGGGCGAAGGCGCCCGCTTCGAGCTCGTCTTCCAGCGTTGATGCTCTGGCCAGATGTTGGGGGCTGTTGCGAGGGGCGCTGGCATTCGGAGGCAGCGCTTCCAGCGCTGGTCGCAGGACCGTACGGTCTTGCTACGAGGGCAAGATGCCCTGCCTCCAAAGGTGTTTGCGACAGCCTCTCTGTCCCGCCCGGTGAATCAGCCTGTGCAGCTAACCGAGGCGCCCAACTCCTCGAAGACCCCGGCGGGTTCACCCCGCCGGTGAACGAGCCTGTGCAGCTAAGCCGAGGCGCCCAACTCCCCGAAGACCCCGGCGGGTTCACCCCGCCGGTGAACGAGCCTGTGCAGCTAACCGAGGCGCCCAACTCCCCGAAGACCCCGGCGGGTTCACCCCGCCCGGTGAACGAGCCTGTGCAGCTAAACCGAGGCGCCCAACTCCCCGAAGACCCCGGCGGGTTCACCCCGCCCGGTGAATCAGCCTGTGCAGCTAACAGGCCGCCATTGGCCGTCACGGCGACACACCGGTGCGTCTACCGGCGAAATTCGCCGGCATGGGCGCTGCGGATTTGCTTGTGATTGTGTTCGGCTCACGGGCTAGGCCCGCCCCGTTTTGAAGCCACCTCGGATAGGTCATACGCTGGGCGCATGCCCACCCCGACGCCACGACCTACGAATTACAACGACGTCGCTGCGGCACTCCCATGGCACAGGCTCATCTTCACGCCACATCTGAACTTCGACGCATCAACAAACCCGCACCGGGCAAATCCGACCGTTTCGCCACAAGGACGAAACCGCCGGCTCGGCCTCCGCCGAGCGCGTCGAAGAGGTACGGGCCGACATCACCTCGAAGATACGCTCGCTACGAAAGCTCTGTTTTGCGGATCGGGAAACCGTTCCGCCGCAGGCCAGGTTCTGCTCGACAACTCCCGACCGAGCCGAGGCGAGGGGATTCGGTGCAGATTCGGACGCCGTCTGACGCAGGCGATGTGCTGGTCGCGAAGCGACCGAATGCCCTTGGGGTGCGGAGCATCATCGAGGAAAGACGGCGCCGAAGATGCACGAATCAACCGCCTTCGGCGACGGGAGTGAGTTGTCGAACAGAACCTTCTGAGCCCACCGGCTCAGCCACCAGGCGGTGGGTTAACGCTGACTACGACCCACCCGCCCGTTTCAAATTTGTGGGGAAACTCGTGGCCACGATACATCCACCCCTCATTACGGTTTTCGGCAAAAATCGAAAATCGTTGCGTACTTTTTGAAAAATCGACCCGCAGCGTCCTTCTAGGCCGGATTTCTTCTAATGCGATCTACGCCGTTCTTTCCCGACGTTTCGATGTTTCCGCGCCCCGGCTTCGCGCCAATTACAGCGCGCCCCCCGTCGACCTACTGTTCGACCGGTCGTTGAGCTCGAAGCCGCACATATCGACCGGGGAATCGAGGTGATCGCTCGTCGGACTCGCCGCCGAGCCGAGGAATGAGGTCGGGCCTCGAGGGGAGCACAACGAAAGGATGTGGAGCGACGTCTCGACGTGTCCGGCGGGGAGCTCCGCGTCGGGTGCGGCGAGGCCCTCGCCCCGCCGCACTGATGGAGTCATGACTGGGGGAGTTACTCGCCGTAGACGGTCACGTCATCGGCGTTGGCCTCCAGCGTGGCGCGATCGTCTTCGATCTTGCGCGGCTCGGCGCGGTTCCAGATCTCCACTTCGCTGTCGTAGTACGGGCTGGCCGGGTTGGCCGAGTAGCCGCCGGGCACAGCGTTGTAGGTGACCGGCCCGTTGGGGTCCATGTCGTGGACCATGCGCAGCGAGGAGCCGCT
It encodes:
- a CDS encoding A24 family peptidase: MNIDAIYWMGAAFAFVFGAVVGSFLNVVIYRVPAGLSVVSPPSRCPVCESQIRWYDNIPIISWALLLRGKCRDCGTPIPARYALVEALTGVLTAALWFKVAHPFFTSVEVFTQTPAINYLLPFGLYFFFLCLMVVITFVDLDHTIIPHKFTLPGMAVGVAVPFLFNWLLEPGALADFWPKVTVFESVVGLIAGGLAVIVIFYAYFALRGIAGIGGGDVTLMAVVGAWLGWPALIFVFFAASMQGTLAAVAAMIFGGSSLLRDHGELLADEEEQELREEAAERFEADTVAELEEPSEPAVESPDTESPAADEPAEDEPAEDEATDEDQTASPMAVPFGPFIALAAVEHFFIGDLLPSALSMSYLYEFGHW
- a CDS encoding sensor histidine kinase yields the protein MLDELRQNREELEARLDELDQANKQLREAQDSLIRSEKLASVGQLAAGVAHEVGNPLAAISGYLELLDDGDLDDDLTADILQRSQKEVERIRTIIRDLLDFSREEAEPAIEAVALPRCVEEAKNLVKAQPKSRNVDIVDHTPADLPQVRAVGSQVVQILVNLLINAVDAMEGEAGEIAITAETRDDQVALIVEDNGPGIPDDKLQRVFDPFFTTKDPGEGTGLGLAICLRIMRRLDGDIRVESREGEGARFELVFQR